The following coding sequences lie in one Apium graveolens cultivar Ventura chromosome 1, ASM990537v1, whole genome shotgun sequence genomic window:
- the LOC141674383 gene encoding uncharacterized protein At1g66480-like: MGNTLGGKKTTKIMKINGETIKLKTPIQAGEVTKDYPGFVLLESEAVKHFGIRAKPLGVHQELKPRRLYFLVELPKFPEEKAPRKVRSGINMSAKERLDSLMLARRSVSDLSLLQPKSSIIMEEIPKENIENDTKTKIKIKLPKADVEKVMRESKSEAEAAEKIMQLYMTISSSAGDGNRVHDHGSSVAHRQVHWNEGGIGRISGAVKARERRVGFTPINEGEIQVAVA, from the exons ATGGGTAACACCTTGGGAGGCAAGAAAACAACAAAGATAATGAAGATCAACGGAGAAACAATCAAGTTAAAAACTCCGATTCAAGCCGGAGAAGTTACTAAAGACTATCCAGGCTTTGTTTTGTTAGAATCAGAAGCTGTTAAGCATTTCGGCATTCGGGCAAAGCCATTAGGAGTTCATCAAGAACTTAAACCTAGAAGGCTTTATTTTCTTGTCGAGTTGCCGAAATTTCCTGAAGAAAAAGCACCGAGAAAGGTTAGATCAGGGATCAACATGAGTGCTAAAGAAAGGCTCGATAGCTTAATGCTAGCTAGGCGTTCGGTGTCTGATCTTTCATTGTTGCAGCCAAAGAGTAGTATCATTATGGAGGAAATTCCGAAAGAAAACATCGAAAATGATACGAAAACTAAGATTAAAATAAAGTTGCCTAAGGCGGATGTTGAGAAGGTGATGAGGGAAAGTAAAAGTGAAGCTGAGGCAGCTGAGAAGATCATGCAACTTTATATGACCATTAGTTCGAGTGCCGGGGATGGTAACAGGGTTCATGATCATGGTTCATCGGTGGCGCATCGACAAGTTCATTGGAATGAAGGTGGTATAGGACGGATTAGTGGTGCTGTGAAGGCGCGTGAG AGACGAGTGGGATTCACGCCGATCAACGAAGGGGAGATCCAAGTAGCAGTGGCATGA
- the LOC141723433 gene encoding 5-methyltetrahydropteroyltriglutamate--homocysteine methyltransferase-like isoform X1 — protein sequence MYDICLYKFFLNDVLVANFNHFITRAFLSTNASARASRKSSSRVNNKAVQKAVSELFNFLQLYSARLDAQQKKLNLPILPTTTIGSLPQIIELKRVLREYKAKKISEEDYVSAIKEEINKVVKLQEELDIDVLVHGEPEQNGAFRSQEL from the exons ATGTATGATATTTGCTTGTATAAATTTTTTCTTAATGATGTTCTGGTTGCTAACTTCAATCATTTTATTACCCGGGCATTCTTGTCTACTAATGCCTCAGCTCGGGCTTCAAGAAAATCCTCTTCTAGAGTGAACAATAAGGCTGTTCAGAAGGCCGTTAGTGAACTATTCAATTTCTTACAGCTATATAG TGCCAGATTGGATGCTCAGCAAAAGAAGCTTAATCTCCCAATTCTCCCTACAACCACCATTGGGTCTTTGCCTCAGATAATTGAGCTTAAGAGAGTTCTCCGAGAGTACAAGGCCAAGAA GATCTCTGAGGAAGACTATGTCAGTGCTATCAAGGAGGAAATCAATAAGGTTGTCAAACTACAGGAAGAGCTCGACATTGACGTCCTAGTTCATGGAGAGCCAGAG CAGAACGGGGCCTTCCGGTCACAAGAGTTATAA
- the LOC141723433 gene encoding 5-methyltetrahydropteroyltriglutamate--homocysteine methyltransferase-like isoform X2 — MYDICLYKFFLNDVLVANFNHFITRAFLSTNASARASRKSSSRVNNKAVQKAVSELFNFLQLYSARLDAQQKKLNLPILPTTTIGSLPQIIELKRVLREYKAKKISEEDYVSAIKEEINKVVKLQEELDIDVLVHGEPENGAFRSQEL; from the exons ATGTATGATATTTGCTTGTATAAATTTTTTCTTAATGATGTTCTGGTTGCTAACTTCAATCATTTTATTACCCGGGCATTCTTGTCTACTAATGCCTCAGCTCGGGCTTCAAGAAAATCCTCTTCTAGAGTGAACAATAAGGCTGTTCAGAAGGCCGTTAGTGAACTATTCAATTTCTTACAGCTATATAG TGCCAGATTGGATGCTCAGCAAAAGAAGCTTAATCTCCCAATTCTCCCTACAACCACCATTGGGTCTTTGCCTCAGATAATTGAGCTTAAGAGAGTTCTCCGAGAGTACAAGGCCAAGAA GATCTCTGAGGAAGACTATGTCAGTGCTATCAAGGAGGAAATCAATAAGGTTGTCAAACTACAGGAAGAGCTCGACATTGACGTCCTAGTTCATGGAGAGCCAGAG AACGGGGCCTTCCGGTCACAAGAGTTATAA